In Planococcus citri chromosome 4, ihPlaCitr1.1, whole genome shotgun sequence, the genomic window gtaaatgaaaaatttgagaaattttaaactgattttttatgggaaatttttaaGGTGGCCGATATTAGCCGAACTGCTGGCTAATATCAGCCACCTTTTGAGAAGCCATaaatcaaaaacatataatCCAAATCCAATTTTGTACACATTAATCGATAGCAGAAGGTTCAAGGTaccttcatttcaaatttcaaccccccaAGTCTCCCCATTGTGGAGACTCATTGAAAAAATCTCGGCCGATATTACCCAAAACTACGGTAATCccagattgaaaattttaatggaattaTATTGCGACTTCCATAacgatttaaatttttgcaGCTGCCTCTTTTCACTGCCAGGAGGTGATAAATTACATTCAACAGTGATTATTAAACTGCTTCACAGGTATGTCAGGTAGGTAGGAGGAAAGGTAGGGAGTAATCTTATGACTCATGACAAATTTTTCCCTCTGCCCCTGCCTCCTCACCATACAATTTCTTGTACCTAcgttcaaaaaacatgaaacttGAAATCGTGAATACttaaacattattttcataatGACATGTTTTTCGCTTGTGCACGCAGTTGTGTCAATAAATGAGCAtcgtttcttgaattttttgcgacgTAGGATTTCTCAAGTTACGAATTATACGAAGACTATCGTaaccatttgaaatcatttcaataTCACCTACTTCTTTAGGCCACGTTGCCATTTTCGTTGGTTTTTTCTTccatgatgaatttttggattataTTGCTAATAGGGATCGTTTATGTAGCTCATTCAGAAGCTGAAAATGTATTTGAAGACAAGGAGCCTATGCTTTCGGAAGAtgggaaaaatatttcatgtgGTCGAAAATGGAAGCCGAAAGGAGTCATGTATCATGTAGTTCGTAAATACGAAGTAAGTATAAATAGATAAGTAAGTCAACAGTTTCTGTAATATGTCTGATGAGCTATTAAGTAATTACccgaaatcattttttccaggACGATGAAGGAAATACTCTCAAACCCCCAGAACCAATTTACGAGTATTGTGTCAACGAAAACACCAAATTAGTAATGTACGCGAGGTACAACCTCGACGACCCCACTCGATTGACACCAATGCCACAGCACGAAAAGCAAGAGTCCGATCTATCGGGTGTGCCAGAACCATCACCACGAGATGAAAAGGAAGATTCTGATGAACCAGAAGTACCTGAACCATTGCCACAAGATGAAAACGAAGAATCTGATGCACCAAAATCTCCAAAATCGTTGCAAGATGAGATAGCCGAATTAAATACCGAATTAAATTATAGAAGGCAAGGGTCTGATGCATCAGAATCATCAAGCATGTATCCAAGGCAGTTATCctctctgaaaattttgtcaccGAAGGAAACCTTCGAATTACGAAAGTATTATGATATTGTAAGTAACATAGGTAAAATTACACATTGTTAAAGATGGCGaattaaattcaaataggtactacagaattcatttttttctcagcctaGCCCTTTTGAGTTTGATCCGCAACTAGTTGTCGTTCCTGATCTGATGCCCTCACTCCGTATCAAAAGATCGTTTTATAATTTGGAAATCACAGCTCCCATGCAAGGAGAATTAGTCGAACCCTGGGAACAACtgatgaagaaaattgaatCGCAAATCTACAAAGTAAGtaattctttcatttctttCTCAGAAAATGTTACCTATACTTCTACGAAAATTGACAACCAATGTATATTTTACActagtacatttttttttctagataa contains:
- the LOC135844610 gene encoding uncharacterized protein LOC135844610 gives rise to the protein MMNFWIILLIGIVYVAHSEAENVFEDKEPMLSEDGKNISCGRKWKPKGVMYHVVRKYEDDEGNTLKPPEPIYEYCVNENTKLVMYARYNLDDPTRLTPMPQHEKQESDLSGVPEPSPRDEKEDSDEPEVPEPLPQDENEESDAPKSPKSLQDEIAELNTELNYRRQGSDASESSSMYPRQLSSLKILSPKETFELRKYYDIPSPFEFDPQLVVVPDLMPSLRIKRSFYNLEITAPMQGELVEPWEQLMKKIESQIYKIREPLKVYSGGFDTYRLHGVSWYIDRPNRKLPVPFAWFLLLHNEDETRGISVVMQNYAFSLGEKKNALCGESVCEKARLEIPKYNRAWIYCCPASTITEEYGVTKKDMGVDDLLIFESEE